TTACTATATATGCAATGACAGAAATCTTAAGATTAAACTTGCCTAGCCCCAAGAGACCTTGCATTACATACATAAGAAGAAACATAGGAAGCATGTAGGATAGACTCTTTAAGGCAGAATATTTAGTTGCAACGATGGTTCCTTCTGCACCCTTGTCTGTAAGTGCAAATCTATCTTTTAAATAGTTCTTCATAGATCAACTCTCCATTCATTTGCTTCATTGTACATTTCAATAAACTTCTTATATCTGCTATCTTCCCTCATAAGTTCATCGTGGCTTCCTCTCTCTAGAATTTTTCCATCTTCTACCAGTAGAATTTCGTCCACTCCACGAATCGAAGAAAGCCTATGAGCAATCATAATTGTCGTCCTATCTTTTATAAGCTCCTTAAATGCAATCTGTAATTCATATTCATTTTCCGGATCTGCAGCAGCAGAAGCTTCATCAAGGATAATTATCTTTGGATCCTTCAAAAATATTCTCGCAATGGAGATTCTCTGTTTCTCGCCACCAGATAGATTTATCCCTTCAGCACCTATTATCGCATCGTACTTGTCTTTGAACTTATCTATAAAGTCATCACAGCGGGCAAGCTTTAAGGCTTTGTAGACCTCTTCATCATCTGCATCTTTATTTGCGAGTTTTACATTTTCAAAAATCGAAATTCCTTGGAATAGTTTAGGATTTTGAAAAACTATACCGATATTTTTCATCAAGCTTTCTCCATCGTAGGAAGAAATATTTCTGTCGCCGATTAAAATTTCTCCAGAATCCACAGGATATAGTCCAGAGATTAACTTAGCAATGGTAGACTTACCAGATCCAGAGCTACCTACAAGAGCATATACTTTGTTCTCGTCAAGATTTAAAGAAAAATTATGTAAAATCTTATTCTTGTCATCGTATGAAAAATCAACATTTTTAAAGATTATATTCTTCTTTTGTAAATCTTTTTGTGTACCAAAAACTATTTCTTTTTCTTTCATCTCTGTGAACAGATTTTCAAGATTATCTACAGCAGAGTTAGCTTGAAAAACATACATGGAAACATACATAATCTTCATTAGATCTACGAAAAATAATCCCATAAATAAAGTGAAAAATAGAATTTTTGCTGACCAGATATTAGGATCTTGTCCTTTTGAAACCATAAATATCGCTAGAAAGACTGGCGTGATTATAAAAATATTTAAAAGCCATTGGAAAAGGACATAGGGAATCCTGCAGGACATCGAATATT
This genomic window from Anaerococcus murdochii contains:
- a CDS encoding ABC transporter ATP-binding protein, with the protein product MKLYKKLFSYMPERKIHGILAAMLAVVGNLLQFYAYYLIWILLRDVFCGEDLMNLKIFSIKILVLFASCSIFYFGGTWMSHLAGFRLETRLREKGLRHLLRASNTFFDTHNSGEVRKIIDNNVEQTHMIVAHLITDQTMAALTPILMIALTFAIDIYLGIFFVIIILLSMYLLYKMIGDQSFMKKYMEKLDEMNAGAVEYVRGMPVVKIFNTPLIGFTKLYDSIMVYKDMVYKYSMSCRIPYVLFQWLLNIFIITPVFLAIFMVSKGQDPNIWSAKILFFTLFMGLFFVDLMKIMYVSMYVFQANSAVDNLENLFTEMKEKEIVFGTQKDLQKKNIIFKNVDFSYDDKNKILHNFSLNLDENKVYALVGSSGSGKSTIAKLISGLYPVDSGEILIGDRNISSYDGESLMKNIGIVFQNPKLFQGISIFENVKLANKDADDEEVYKALKLARCDDFIDKFKDKYDAIIGAEGINLSGGEKQRISIARIFLKDPKIIILDEASAAADPENEYELQIAFKELIKDRTTIMIAHRLSSIRGVDEILLVEDGKILERGSHDELMREDSRYKKFIEMYNEANEWRVDL